From Shewanella acanthi:
TTTCTGCTTTTACGTTAGAGCTTGGCAGTCAAGAGCGGATAAGTCTTGAAGATGCGTTAATCGATGCACAAGGGATTTTGGCTTATCTCAGTCATAGAGGCGTGATCCGCGATGCGGTATTGCCCGCTAAGATGGCGCGCTTTGGCTGTTATCTTAAGGACTATAAAAAGTTCCACGCCCCGAGCGCTGGTCTTGTGGAATATATGGCCGCAGTGGGTGAGCCGCTTCCTTCAGGCGAACCCTTAGTAAAACTCTTACGTCTCGATTTATACGGCACTGCGGATGAGTTAAAGACCTTAACATTGCCGCAGGACTGTGTGCCAATATTGCATTTTGCATCGGCGTCGGTACATCAAGGCACAGAGCTTTATAAGGTTATGACGAACGTATTTAAGCTCACTTGAATAAAGGCTGTTAGAGAAGTCTTTCATACAGAAGCGGTATATAGAAGAGAGTAAAAACGCCAATCAAGTTTGATTGGCGTTTTTGTTTAAGCGGCTTTTGAGTGACTCAATTTGGTGGCTCAATTTAGTGGCTTTGTTTTCGTGTCATAGTTTCATTCGTAATGGGTCATCACAACCACTTAAATCGATAGAAGAGTGCCATTTGTATGGCGACTAGCCCAATCAAAATGGCGCAGAAGGACGCAAAAGCCCATGTGTTGTCTGCACCCGGAATGCCGCCAATATTGACGCCTAATAGCCCAGTTAAAAATCCTAACGGAAGGAAGATTGCTGAGACTAGGGACAGGAAATACAAGCGTTTGTTGAGTTGCTCTGATTGTTGGCTGACAAGCTCTTCCTGAGTCACATTGGCTCTATCACGTAGCGCGTCTAAGTCTTCAATGCTGCGGATAAGTTTATCGGTGATCTCCCGAAGTTTTAATCGCTCGGGACCATTGAGTAGGGTAATTGGTTCAGCGAGCAGTTTTACATAGGCTTCCTTTTGCGGTCCAAGATAACGCCTCAGCGCTACAGTTTTACGACGCAGCTCGGCGATATCGGTTCTGAGATCTTTGACATTCCCAGAGACAACCTGCTCTTCAAGTTCAGAAAGATGTTCCTCAAGGGTATCGATAAACTCGATTTTACGGTTAGTTAACCTGTCGCATAGGGCAATGATGAAATCACCCGTAGTGCTAGGGCCTGCTCCTTCGGTGATAAGCTCTGCCACATCTTTAACTGAAACAAGCTCGCGATCGCAGGTCGAAATGATCCTCTCATTGTCTGCATAGATCCTAATCGCCACCATGTCTTCTGGGGCAGAATCAGGATTTAAGTTGATACCACGCAATGCGAGCAAAACGCCATTGCCAGCAATAACCGCCCTTGGACGGGTATCTTGGGCGAGCAGGGCGTCGGTTTCGACTTTGGTAAGACCGCTACTTAATACCCAGTGGCGAGCTTTTTTATGGCGGTAGCGCAGGTGTACCCAAACTAAGCCATTTTTAGGTTCCCAAGTGTCGAGTTCTTCAGGGCTTAAACTTGAGCCCGCCTTTGGTCCATTGAGCACTAGACTGTAAATAAATCCATCGTGCATGACGCTATCCATTACTGACAAATCTTGTTATCAAGCTACCTGATTTTGCAGTAGAAATGAAGCCTTGCCCCGATCGCTCGATAAGGTCAAATGTAGGTTAACTAGCAAATGCCCTCGCAAGCAACTTGGTATGAAATAGATTAAAATAAGCATTAGTTGAGAAGTAGTGAGAATACCAAATGGAATATGAATTTCGGCGTAATAGTTTGACTGGCACTTTTTTAGCTACATTTAGCATGGACCATGAGGCCATGGGACAATGGTTCTCTGAAGAGTTGGGGCCAGACTTAGCCAAAATTCAGCAAGTGCTGGACGTCATCGTAGAGATCCAAACAGGTAAGTGTGATGCTTGGCGAATGATCGGCGGGGATTTTACCCTCGATCTCGACCAAGAGCAGGCGCGTATTTACGCCAATGCCTTAGGGTTTGAGGAGGAATATGAACTCGAAGAGGCAATGTCTCTCTATGATGCTGAATCCGAGGCCTATTGTGGCCTTGAGGATTTGCAGGAAGCGCTCGTTAGCTGGTACGAGTTTGTGCAAAAGGGACGATAGGTAGCGCTGGTGTATCTGAAGCAAAAAGGCAATCCTCGGATTGCCTTTTTGCTGTTA
This genomic window contains:
- a CDS encoding YacL family protein; the protein is MEYEFRRNSLTGTFLATFSMDHEAMGQWFSEELGPDLAKIQQVLDVIVEIQTGKCDAWRMIGGDFTLDLDQEQARIYANALGFEEEYELEEAMSLYDAESEAYCGLEDLQEALVSWYEFVQKGR
- a CDS encoding zinc transporter ZntB is translated as MHDGFIYSLVLNGPKAGSSLSPEELDTWEPKNGLVWVHLRYRHKKARHWVLSSGLTKVETDALLAQDTRPRAVIAGNGVLLALRGINLNPDSAPEDMVAIRIYADNERIISTCDRELVSVKDVAELITEGAGPSTTGDFIIALCDRLTNRKIEFIDTLEEHLSELEEQVVSGNVKDLRTDIAELRRKTVALRRYLGPQKEAYVKLLAEPITLLNGPERLKLREITDKLIRSIEDLDALRDRANVTQEELVSQQSEQLNKRLYFLSLVSAIFLPLGFLTGLLGVNIGGIPGADNTWAFASFCAILIGLVAIQMALFYRFKWL